AATAACTCCTCTATTTCTTCTCTCCAAAATCAACAGAGGCGATCTGTCATATcgaaaaattctcaaaatacCTTTCAAAACGTGATGCCACCTCAACCAAACAATTTCGGTTTGAATAAAATGTCTTTGGACTACAACAATGCACCTCCAGTAAGGGAAAGGGGAACCTCGcctaataactttaatttttcatcgTCGAGGGACTTTTTATCTTCTGGATCCAACAGAATGATGAATCGAATTGCCCCATCTGCAAATATATTCGGTTACAACAATGAACCATCTCCTTCATCTAATCAGCAATTTGACTATAATATAAGCAACCAACGTAGTAGCACGGCGTCTTTTGATCGCTCAATTAGTCTTCAAGATCACTCTCATACCATGGTTAATGGCTTTGGTAGACAACTATCATCCAGTGGTGTGGGTGTTGGAAATAATTCCTTTGATTTCCGTGGATCTACTTCCAATGGCTTCGGTGGGAGCCGCTCACCTCCTTCAACCTTCAGTAGTGATAATCAGCAAAGAGGCTCTCCCATGAAAATAGGAACTTGGAATTCCGTCTCTCCATCGTCTAATGCGTCATCATCATTTCCTCAAGTTTCCACTTTCGAGATCGGAACCTTTAACAGCAATGGTTTGAATGCAGATTACAACAATTCATCAAGTTCATCATCTTCTACCAATAACCGCTCTTCTGTTACGAATGGAGGAGTTGCTCAAAGTAATGGAGCTCAATCTGGAGCTGGTGCGAGAGAAACTGGAATTATTGAAAAACTTCTtgtaagtttaattttattaatgtgtCAGCCAAAGCAttcaattaacttttataacaatgatCTTTGAATACTAATTTCTCAGATATCGATCATATTTGCTTTgctttgtttttacatttttattttttttttaaatgttgattttatattaGTGCTTTATAGACAGTAATTTGATCTAATCTTTTAATAGCACTCTTACGGTTTTATTCAATGCTGTGATCGTCAAGCACGgctgtttttccatttttctcaaTTCGAAGGAAACATTGAGCATCTTAAAAATGGCGACCCAGTTGAATTTGAAATGACATATGATCGTCGAACTGGAAAGCCCATTGCTAGTTGTGTCTCCAAAATAGCTCCTGAAGtggtatgtgtattttttttttttttattcttcacttTTTACTGAGTATTTGTAACGTGATTGATCATTTAGGTAATGAGTGAAGAAAGAGTTATTGGTACGGTTACAACAGAAGCTCGTATTGATTCTGAAACTGGAAACCCTACTCAGGGTAGAATTAGTTATGAGAACAGAGGTGAATGTTTCTTTTTGCCCTTTACTATGTCTGATGTAGAGGGTAATGTAACTGTCGCTTCTGGGGATAAAGTTAGTTTCCAAATGGCTACTATGCAACGCTCTGGAAACTTAGTTGCTCGTACAATACGACTTGAAAATCCAGCCGCTCCAGTTAAATATCAAGGAGTTGTTAATTCTATTAAAGAGTCATTTGGATTCATTGAGCGCGCCGATGTTGTCAaggaaattttctttcattttagtGAGAGTGGACATGAAGATATTGATTTGGGTAATACCCTTTAAGCtggttcttttttgttattaatatattcgCTTATTCACAGGTGATGATGTTGAATTCACCATTCAAACCCGTAATAATAAGGAAGTAGCTTGCAATATAACTAAACTTGAATCTGGAACAGTTATTTTTGAAGATGTAGGAACTGAATACTTCAAGGGTCAGGTCCTTAAGCCTTTGGATAGAAATGTTGGTGGAGACGTTTCACCACGTGACGTGGATCCTCTTCCTGGAAGAGTCAAATATCGTGGAACTGATCGTTCTGAAATTGAAGTTCCTTTTGGTGAAAAAGATCAGCTTGGAGATTTTACTCTTCGTCATGGTGATTGGGTTAAATTTCTTATTGCTATTGACAGAAGAGATAAGCTCCGCCGTGCTACTAAAATTGAATTACTTGATGAATCCTTTGAGGTTTCTGATGAAAGAAGAGAACAAGGAGTCATCGAGtcattaaaaaatggatttggtTTTTTGACCTGTGTTGATCGAGATGCcaagatttttttccattttagcGAATGTCTAGATGTTAATAAGGTTTTGGCTGTTGGAGATGAATGCGAATTTACAGTTACTCCAGATCCTGATACACGGTTTGTTGCTACAagaattaaacatttaataaaggAAAGCATCAAGTTTGAAGTCATTAtccacaaaaatgtatttggtgAAGTTCAAGTCCCACCAACTCAACCCTTGGACACGAGTGATGCTAAGGTatagttcaatttatttttcattcatgcctattttgttaaaaacatatgtatatattgatagGAAGGAAATGGTAGGATCGTTTATGAGCTGAATAGTACTATGTTGGAGATACCTCTCCGCCCTAAGGATTTTAACTTTCGTAAGTTACAGCTGACGAAGGGTGACTTTGTTGTGTTCGATATTAATCAACTCAAAAGCACAAAGGAAACTAATGCCGTCAATGTAAGGTTGATTAAAGATACTAATGAAGCGGAATCAACTTCCTCCACAACTTCATTATCTTCTTCTGATTCggaaactaattttaaaatgaaacaagGCTATGTAGCTGCATTGAAGGATGGATTTGGTTTTATCGAAACTCTTGAGAGggataaggaaatatttttccatttctctAATGTTGAAGGTAAAGCTGACAAACTGGAAGTTGGTACTGAAGTTGAGTATCGACTCTCCGGTTCTTCTAAAGATAAGAAGATATCCGCTGAAAAGTTGAGAGTTTTGTCGAAAGGGTCCATTCCTCCTCTAAACTCTAGTAAGGAAATTCTCAATGGAAAAGTTATTCGGACACTGAGGTCTGTTAATCCTGATCAGGATTGCTACGCAGGTCTAATTCAAGTTCGTTCCGAAGAAGGGATAGGTTTGTTGATTAAcatcattttgtttttgtaaattaatgtgTATACTTTTATATGTAGTTATGGGAGAATATGAATATGGGATTGTAAGTTTAGTCAATAAGAAGGAGCTCTTGCAGATACATGATCCAGTTAAATTCCGAATATCCGAGTGTAAGAATTTAGCATTAAATGTAGAAGCAACAAGGGAAAAACTAAGAGCTACAGTGGAAGCTGTTAAAGGTAGGAactgtttaataaaaatctatcaCTGTCTAGCcatactaaataattatattcttgcTATTTTACTTTAGGacaatttggatttttaagtCATGAAGTGgatcaaggaaaaaaattatttttccatatgaGTGAAGTCGAAGCAGGATCTTTCTTACAGCAAGGCGATGAAGTAGAATTTGTTGTTGTAACAAGCAAGAGAACAGGGAAAAATTCTGCTTGTTGTGTTAAGAAAGTTGGGTGAGTATATGCACATATTTTGTGTTCGAGGAAGTTTATTTTCATGCTTAACATTTAATATCTTGGTCCTTTCAGAATGTCTAAAAGACCTGATCGTTTGTTAAGTCGCTTGAAGTCATTAAATTTAGTGGATAAAGACATAGGCGGTCTTAAAGTTCATATTATCCGTCAACCCAAAGTACCAGATGGTACTAAAGGTTTTAAATCACGAAGTACTGTTGCGGCAATGGCTCTCCTAGAGAAGATGGATAGCAAAACTGATATTTAGTGTGTTAACTagatgttaaaaattttaaaggaaaaaaggatTACATATACCTACACTCATTGGTGGTAATATAGGATTGATTATGTTCAGTGACCAATAAAACAAACGTATGTGTCCTGAACATTGGGAAGGGGGAACTTGgtctcattattattataattataattactactACAACTACTATTACTATTTATACGATTatgtttatttcttcattttttttttcaatgattgaaGAAGCcattccattattttcttcttactCGAATTTTGTAGACATGCTAACATGgcatatcattatttttcttcaattcaatACATAAGCAGTTTTATATTTTGCGGGAAAATGGTACAGTGATATAATTGTACAGTGTCTGTGATTTCACTTTAATCAATaaggtaaatatataaatatttagattagTTTCAAATAAATGGGATATGTGTGAgtccattaatatatttttctttccttttcatcgtccttttttttttttttttttcttttttttttttttttttaaacaagtgaAAGGAATTTCTTTTTCTCATGTTGatgttgttaaatataataataatatatttgcaatttccTTGTTGAATCATTACAATCCTTTTTTGAGAGATTGTTCAATAATTTAAGTGTTtcttatttaacttaaatggGCTGCTAAGAGTCTCCCCTTGTAATTGCAAGTCAACTAGTcaatttttcctccttttataataaaaagaaatataaaaaacttacttACTCTTCCTttcaatcaaacaaaaaattgtatgtacatttcttattatgaataataatgatatttaaaatattaaaaaaataaaactacaaaaaaaaatataacaaaccaGGAACTAAAAAGAAGCTGTGAACATATTTCCCACCCACCCCCACTTTCTCCATACCCCtcaatttcatttcattatttaaaatattaatagtaatatagAGCATGCAattttgattatgtatttacatgTGTATAAAGAATCCCATTTATAGCTACTAACGGTGATGGCTATATGTTTATTAACTCTTGTTCGTTGCCGTCGCCGTATTCTTCTTTGACCATTATATACATAACTTATTACAATTCAAAGTATGGcagaattattaattatttatttatataacttaaaaaaagtgaGCTTTTAAGAAAAAGGAtgggaataaataatatatgtaaattttataccCAACATAAATGTTAACTAAGTGACATGGCTCAAAAACATGCGTGTACAACAAttacaaaataacattaaacaaactattaaattattattatattcatttggTTACATGcgatatttttcttctatttctcTATTAACCCAggattatttgttattattactactacaaCAGTACAATGCTCTTTGTGCGAACCTAGGATGATAtgctattatttataaactgtagaatataatgtaaaaaacaaaggaactgATTCTTTCAATGGCAGTGAAGAAGCTctgctctctctctctctctgggGGAGGAAAAAGAAGGACATTACTAAAGCAAAGTTGTTATTTATGCTTAAgcataaattaagattttttgtttgattcatttttgagtgtttctttacatttaaaaaaaaaattacgtaaaaaaatacttagttcAATAAATATCTGAagttgcacaatttttttttttctcacaatgtTAAACTGAGGATGGCAATCTTTTATTGCGATTGTTATTACTATCTCAATTTATCCATTTCTTTTTCCTCTCTATCAAGCAAAGTTTATATAGATGATGATGTAATAATATACGTGTTTGTCTCTctcctttcttgatttttttaaaacaataataatatgtgatttagttgtaattaaatattatgagaaGAGGATATCTTCTTACCAAAAAGTCTTAACATACATGATATAGATAAGTTGACAACCCGCATTACCCAAGGAGGAATACTCTATACATGGAACGGGCATTCAAAATCCCTTCCTCTTTACAGAGCAAATTGATTCATTCCTTaactattttacaatataaataaaaaaacaccctTAGTTTGCGCTGCAAGGGGGGTGGGAGTAAGGAAAATGTTCCATGTAGAGTGTATTCCCCATCACATTTACCCCTGCTCTTGACCCCAATGCACATGAGATTGACATCACACCTCCATTACGCGCTGACCAAGTTACTGTAGAATGGCGGAGGTTTCCGTCCCTCTCATAGTTATTAAGTGTATTTATCACACACACATAGTTCACCATCATCTGTCtctgacattattttttatgaatttactCACTCTTTTTCTCCCACCCCATCCCATATTTCTATCTCAAACCGTGTCAGTCCGGGTCTTACTCTTACCTCGACTATGTTACGTTTATTACAACTCTGAATTATCATCTTTGCTGTTGCTGTTGTTCAATTGtctttttatcaaactttattattgtatttactaTACTATACTTGAAAAGGAGTCTGTCTCTTTGCTATGCCATGCATTTTCtctttcattcaatttaaaaacgaaacaacatacatacaaacacacaattcaattattatcataaattgtatttggttattttttatttctttcattttttgtcaattcacttttgaattattatcaTACTTATTATGTCGATTGTAAACCTGAAAACGAAAATAATGGTCTCTCTCACTCTCTCCCTTTTCTTTAAagcttattattgtttttcgaTGACAACTATTACTACTACATACAATATTACTATCTCTATTtctactatataattattattattattctagtaaagtaaaaattattatatatcattttatattctaataataataatacacttaACTTGTGTGTGTCAACATATTATACACAATtatgagtaatttttaaatataaataaaactacaaaaaaattgaaatacaagaTTTTATACCGACTTTTCCTTATGTATGATATCATCTTCATTCTTCTCCTTCTTTCACTAGAGATAGGACGGGGGGGGGTCGGTAATATGtgtgaagaaaaaactaagtttcgcgattagaaaaggaaaaatgattattgatgtgtagtgatgaaaatccagtatggaatggcatgtttaaaaaaaagaacccgaaaatcaacatggtaaacgAACAATTTGGAGAAGAGAAACAATAaggctcatgacgtttcattagatcaccaacaatcagctgtgacaagggaggaaagagaaaaggatataaacaaggaaatttgctagaattacttcgatgacgaaacccaattctactttgagtcaaaCTAGGACATACTCCCcatcaaatcctcagggttacgctccgtcttttatgagaacacacgaacgttcaaacagattttggatataattgaatctatttaggaaaggatgttctcTACtagggaattaaataattatgacaactgctatggaaaagaaaattccttcttcagattaccaattcaaaaaaaaaaaaaaaaaaaaaaaatgggacagctaaaaaatacagcgGATTTTTGTCACTgttgattaaacttttttgttcattatctAATAATCGTGTGTTTGCTAACATCTTCCTTTAAAAGTAGAACTATCCCCTATTTTtggtattaattaattcaaaaatgcataataaaataaatatacattaatttaaatataattttaatattttccctgtttttccctattttaaatgtaaatcgTTTTCTCCtaccaaaatcataaaataggaAGCTGATAGTTCTTAATTCATGTGGACCATTtgtcttgctcccgccttctcgTCACgcccttacaaaaaaaaaaaaacatctccaGCTATAATTAAACTTGTATTACCCGACACGATCCGAACCTGCTTCGGGTACTCAGTAACTAggaaatacaattataatgtatttcCTAGTTACTGAGTAAtgctttgaaaataaagaattcattgtatataaatttggtaTACAATCTCACAAACAAGAGacctttcaaattattttttattttgccccctccccccttgattaaaatatttgtgagatagtttacaaaatttatataaaatgaattctttattttcaaggTTTGATGCAAATAGATTAATAAATCAGGTACGCGGCCTCTATTGGGGTCaagaataattgtattatttattaccgaataaaaatccttttgaacgaccaatatatttaaagatggTTCACGCTAAAagagatttaaaattaaatattacttgccattaatttaatcataaatacacttactaataataaaatatataattatgtgaaCAAAGCCTCCACATGGAGTCTCTTTTAAAACAGAACTCAACTCCCTTCAGGATTTATTCTCAATGAAATAACCTGTAAGGCTCCCAGTTAAAGTTACATAATTCTTCAATTACCTAGtcactgattaaaaaagatccGAGGAATTTTTCGGATCTTAAATAGCTTATAGTATTGGCGTAGTCTCTCTagttaagtgacgtcattaCGAGGGGAAGATTAAGGTAGTCATGGGCCCCAAGGCTATTTTTTCCTTGGGGCCCCCTTATGCATCATGTTCTTccagaaaaaagtaatttaacacTCATTTACTATAGCAGCctttatttgtaacaaaaatattacagaaaGCCATGTAAGTACATCAGCTAGCTTAACAAACATTAAGCTTGCTGATCCAGGAGACATCTTCTGCAGTAGCAGCACAGACCACCTTGCACAAATCAAGCAGTGGGGCAGAGTGAtacaatttcaagaaaaaacataatacaGCCGCAAAAAGGCTGTGTGTGTGTGGCAGCAATGTAACAGAACTGCAGCCCAGTAAATACACACATTATTTCCCCAGGGATATctttctgtgtttttttttggataagaaGTCTTTGATGAGGCTGGTAAAATCCAGTTTTCTAAGAATATCACTCACAATGCTCATCAAAGACAGATAATTGAGTCTGTTTTGGCCCATTGTGGATCTCAGTTTATTCTTCATAAGTCCAAGGTTTGAAAATGAACACTCTCCAGTGGCATTGGTAATAGGTAAAGTCAAAAAGAGTCTCAGTGCTATATCAACATTCTTATATGACTCAGTAGTGATTTAGCTGAGGTCCTGCCCTTAATGAATTCTCTAAACTGTCCAATTTCATCCACAAAATCTTCTTCTAGATCACCTGAATATTTACTCTGGAGATCAGCGGCTCCTGAACAGAGGTCTTGTGTGGAGATTGATTGAATGTTGTTCAGAAATCCAAATTTGTGCTGAACATGTGTGTAGGAGTGATACCTCTGATCTATTTCAGCAAGGATACGATCTATGGCATCAATGAACAAAACGCTCCTCAATCCTTCCATCGGGTGACACATATCTCATGATGAATGCCAGCTGATCTATATGGGTCACATCTGGTGTGGAATCGACAGTTATTGAAAAGTACTTTGACACTTTTATTTGTCTGATTATCTCTGCAAAGACCTGCTCCCCCATAAGGTCCATAAACTCCAAACATTTTGTTGAAGACAAATAGTATTCCCGTAAGAGCATTGCCATATTTTGCAATATGGGCTTTCAGAAATGGGTCAAACTCAGCAATGATTTCCAGAACTCCCATGAAATTCCCATTATCAGCATGTCCAAAAATTTGACTGTGTCTTCTGAATGGTAGTCCTCGCTCCCCCAAAACTTAACCACCGCAACCACCCTCTTTAAAACTTCTCTCCAGTATTCACATTCACTGTCAAATTGTTTCTTTACTTCAGTGTCAATGCATCCAGCATCAGTACAGCGTATAAAATAGGCTCCCATGGTTTTTCTGTGGCTCTTCGATCCTTCATGTTCAACGAGGCGCGCAGTTGCATTCTTCCAGTCACTATAGCTAGTAGTGAAAGCTGAATGAAAATTACTGTCACTGAATAATTTGCATGCGAAACAAAATACAGGGGGAATCCAGAAACCATTCTCTTTCCACACTTTAGCTAAATGCCAGTTTTCTTGTAGACAAAGTTTTAGAAAAgtgtcttttttgttgtttgtgTTGTCCTTGAGATGCAGCCACATCTGTATCTTTATTTTGACATGTTTCAGGTCCCATTTTAATCCAGTATTTCCTCATATCTTCATCAATTGTCTCCCAGTACGTAGGATCTGAGCTCCGGGTATTGTTAGCAGGATTGCTGTCGTCTTGTGCACTCTCTGCAGCAACAGGTGAAACACTCACGAAGGGATTAGTGGAGGCTAGCACATCATGGACACCAGAAGCACAACCTGCTGTATCTGCCGATTCTGTTCTCGATCCCTCGGTCTCACACTCGAACACTGTCAGACACTCCTCATTTGCAAGCAAAGACAAGGACAAGGCGCGGTGGACGCAGGCAGTGTCTTTCGCCTCCACATCTTAACCCTGACAACCCCCAGACTTAAAATAACCTGTTAGCTTTGGAATCTTCATAATAATTGATTGTCCCTGGTTTCTTTCTCCCGCTGCACTTTACGTTTCTGAGCACCACTGAGTTTCTTGTCGGACATTTTGCCGCAGTAAAATTGACAGGGATTAGGATTAAAGTCTCTCTCAATCAGCAAGGATGACAAATATAAAATGGGATGTAATTGATTACTTACGAAATGATGCCAAATTCGTTATTGTTGATTACAATGTATATTtcgaatgaataaaaaaggggaAAACAAAGGAATAATTAAAGTGCAACGCGTACATAAAAAACCTGCCTGCGCGAGGAAGGGAAACCAAACGGAAAAACTCTCCTACGCGGTTTAGAGAGAAAACCTTATTCTTGTGAAGGAAAAATCCACGTGATGCAATCCTATTCATGATACCATGCATATTCGGATATGCTTGTAGCCAGATTCCAACAACAGCTGACAGCATTTTGATGGAAGAATGAGAAATCAAAGCAATGAGCTTATTGGATAGAAATGACCCATGTTTGCCGAATCAGTGCTTTTTTGCTTGTCTATCACCACACGGACGAAT
The genomic region above belongs to Lepeophtheirus salmonis chromosome 8, UVic_Lsal_1.4, whole genome shotgun sequence and contains:
- the Unr gene encoding RNA-binding protein Unr, which encodes MSNLSSQWRPLLPTHDCGSSNGGSTGFFNNSSISSLQNQQRRSVISKNSQNTFQNVMPPQPNNFGLNKMSLDYNNAPPVRERGTSPNNFNFSSSRDFLSSGSNRMMNRIAPSANIFGYNNEPSPSSNQQFDYNISNQRSSTASFDRSISLQDHSHTMVNGFGRQLSSSGVGVGNNSFDFRGSTSNGFGGSRSPPSTFSSDNQQRGSPMKIGTWNSVSPSSNASSSFPQVSTFEIGTFNSNGLNADYNNSSSSSSSTNNRSSVTNGGVAQSNGAQSGAGARETGIIEKLLHSYGFIQCCDRQARLFFHFSQFEGNIEHLKNGDPVEFEMTYDRRTGKPIASCVSKIAPEVVMSEERVIGTVTTEARIDSETGNPTQGRISYENRGECFFLPFTMSDVEGNVTVASGDKVSFQMATMQRSGNLVARTIRLENPAAPVKYQGVVNSIKESFGFIERADVVKEIFFHFSESGHEDIDLGDDVEFTIQTRNNKEVACNITKLESGTVIFEDVGTEYFKGQVLKPLDRNVGGDVSPRDVDPLPGRVKYRGTDRSEIEVPFGEKDQLGDFTLRHGDWVKFLIAIDRRDKLRRATKIELLDESFEVSDERREQGVIESLKNGFGFLTCVDRDAKIFFHFSECLDVNKVLAVGDECEFTVTPDPDTRFVATRIKHLIKESIKFEVIIHKNVFGEVQVPPTQPLDTSDAKEGNGRIVYELNSTMLEIPLRPKDFNFRKLQLTKGDFVVFDINQLKSTKETNAVNVRLIKDTNEAESTSSTTSLSSSDSETNFKMKQGYVAALKDGFGFIETLERDKEIFFHFSNVEGKADKLEVGTEVEYRLSGSSKDKKISAEKLRVLSKGSIPPLNSSKEILNGKVIRTLRSVNPDQDCYAGLIQVRSEEGIVMGEYEYGIVSLVNKKELLQIHDPVKFRISECKNLALNVEATREKLRATVEAVKGQFGFLSHEVDQGKKLFFHMSEVEAGSFLQQGDEVEFVVVTSKRTGKNSACCVKKVGMSKRPDRLLSRLKSLNLVDKDIGGLKVHIIRQPKVPDGTKGFKSRSTVAAMALLEKMDSKTDI